tcaatcgtattttagaagctcttgtacttatgacaccaaattcttggatgatatttttaattttttgcatttcGTAATTATAAAGAACTCAGTGTTGGTGATTTTCACTTAGTGTTTACCTAttactcattaattaattaaaattgataaaatgttgaattggcttacctattggttggaaACATAGGTGTGATCACGACGTGTGAATTTGAGTCGTGACATGTTCCTTATCTGAGTTAGTTCTTGAGTCACTACATGTGAAGTTTTGTTAAGTCTGCAAgcttcttcatcttttgatGGAAagaaattgtaaaaaaatattttctcaaggTTAAGCAAAGGCTTTTGATTACACATGAAAAGTTCTTTTGGAAGGATACACTAAACAAAATGAGGCAATGACACTCTATTTATAATAGtaaaactaaattttaatttggagTCTTCCAAGAATGTATCTTGGCTTTCAATACTTTCATAGAATTCTAATGATTTGGACTTGATTCTCCTGCATACTCCCTTCAATTAATAGGTagttttcacataaaaaaaattcttatttattgTCATAGAAACGATAAGTTCTTGTGATATAGTTGGTAGATCTAATTGCCCGAATAGTTAGTTCTAAATTCCGATGGAAACAAATAATCTATTAACTTTTGGGATGAAAAACTTTATATGTACGATCCTGATACTTTTTGCTCAATATTGTAGGTGCACAAAACATAACCTTTTGGTTCGTCTTGGAGAACTTATCACGGAGGTATCCATTCGTGTTTGCAACTTAAAGGAGAAATCTATCGGTGGAGAAATTAATGCTTTCAAAATTTCACATCTAAATTAAAAGAGCATTATAtaataacaaggaaagaaaacacatgtactaaaaAGGGATTGCGCAAACTAAATTGAGATTTGAAGAATCATCATACTCCATAATGCAAATGTTCCAATCTTCAGCTATTACAACTATATGAAAGAGAAATACTAACAAAACGACTATGAAATATTGTTTTTGTCCTAAATTTTTGGTCCTTTCACTAAGCGCTAACCTAAGAAAGTAATTTGAACATTAAACTTGAAGATCTAGGATCCCAATAAAGTCCTATTTCATCACCAACATTTAATTTACGATTGTTGAACAATATCATGCACGAAAGATAAAAGTCATCATTGTGCAATTTCCTTAAGAAAACACTTCCACCTTGATACTTCTTAAGGATATTCTCCTCAGTTACATCCCACATGTCAACAAGCACATCACACCCATTCTCCAAACTTTTGGCCGCATCCAGCGTCCAATATCGGAGAATGTATTCAAACGTATCAAAAAACGGAATCACCAGTTTTCCTACAATAACCTCGTCACGGGTAATCTTTTTCTTGATCTGCCAGGGGTTTTTCAAATCGATTTTTGGGGGAGGGTATATGTCCCTTATTTCAATTAGTTCTCGAGTCACTACATGTGCAGTGTTGTTTAGTTTGcaagtttcttcttcaacttttgatggaaaaaaattgtaaaagaatGTTTTCTTAAGGCTAAGAAAGGGTTTTTGATTAGACATTGAAGAAACTGTTGGAAGGATACATTAAAAAAGAGAGTGGCACTCTTTTTATAATAGtaaaattaggttttttttttattctaaccTTGAGCGGAAACATAGAATTTTGggtgatgtttttttttttttgacaaccttaatttttattccaaaaatagttttttaataattttgagttACCTAATTCGctagatttttatatttaaaatttttccttttatatttctctctatttttttatatacttaattttaatttcaaaaacggtcttttaataattattgGAGTACCTAATTAGCCACATTATATTTAaagtttttccttttatatttctttctaCTTTTCTCCTTTAGATTACTATCCAAATAGAGTTATGTGAAAAAAGAGGCATTAAGACTTTATTTATTAcggtaaaattataattatggaGGATAAAAAGggtcttttaataattttgagttACCTAATTCActagatttttatatttaaagtttttccttttatatttctctctatttttttatatacttaattttaatttcaaaaacggtcttttaataattattgaAGTACCTATTTAGCCACATTATATATAgagtttttccttttatatgtCTTTCTACTTTTCTCCTTTAGATTACTATCCAAATAGAGTTATGTGAAAAAAGAGGCATTAAGACTTTATTTATTAcggtaaaattataattatggaGGATAAAAAGggtcttttaataattttgagttACCTAATTCACTAGATGTTTATATTTAaagtttttccttttatatttctctctattttttatatacttaattttaatttcaaaaacggtcttttaataattattgGAGTACCTAATTAGCCACATTATATTTAaagtttttccttttatatttctttctaCTTTTCTCCTTTAGATTACTATCCAAATAGAGTTATGTGAAAAAAGAGGCATTAAGACTTTATTTATTACggtaatattataattttggaGGATAAAAAGGGTCTTTTAATTATTGACAAAAGGGGtcttttgataatattttggaGTTAATTTCCTAAATGGTTAAGAGAATTGtcttgaaatattatttatgttttatttaagatcaagagtgtgtttggtatgatggaaaacattttctggaaaatgttttccaat
The window above is part of the Solanum pennellii chromosome 5, SPENNV200 genome. Proteins encoded here:
- the LOC107019756 gene encoding B3 domain-containing protein At2g33720-like yields the protein MSNQKPFLSLKKTFFYNFFPSKVEEETCKLNNTAHVVTRELIEIRDIYPPPKIDLKNPWQIKKKITRDEVIVGKLVIPFFDTFEYILRYWTLDAAKSLENGCDVLVDMWDVTEENILKKYQGGSVFLRKLHNDDFYLSCMILFNNRKLNVGDEIGLYWDPRSSSLMFKLLS